One Glutamicibacter mishrai genomic window carries:
- a CDS encoding MDR family MFS transporter, producing MTNAPERLSKKNFTTIAVLIVSSFVVILNETIMNVALPVLMHEFNVTPDAIQWLSTIFMLTMAVVIPMTGFLLQRLSVRNVFVLAIGLFTLGTILAAAAPGLTVLLVARVIQACGTAIMMPLLMTTILHLVPAERRGVLMGNVSIVISVAPAIGPTLSGLILQYLSWRFMFIVIIPIAIAALIIGTPRLSNEVDGASTPLSATSVILAIPAFGGLVFGLSRLSVGVTPTNIAILVVALLCLAAFVFLQLRLQKEDKALLDLRPLGFKDFTLSLLLMMFAMISLFGVIILLPMFFTNVLGIETLTTGLIMLPGGLLMGILAPMVGKLYDRLGARPLIVPGAIILLASLLGYALILDDSTPIWLLVVLHLVMSLGLALIFTPAFTTALNPLPHHLHSHGSALLSTLQQLAGAMGTALLVGVVAATTTAKLASGSDQLTATVEGFQPGFLIGAGCSVGIIVIGFLLGGKKDLVSLGAEPAAAEKH from the coding sequence GTGACGAACGCTCCAGAACGACTGAGCAAAAAGAACTTCACCACGATTGCGGTGCTGATCGTATCCAGCTTCGTGGTTATCTTGAACGAGACCATCATGAACGTGGCCTTGCCTGTTCTGATGCACGAATTTAACGTCACCCCAGATGCCATCCAATGGCTCTCGACCATCTTCATGCTCACCATGGCAGTAGTGATTCCGATGACCGGATTCCTGCTGCAGCGGTTGAGCGTGCGCAATGTCTTCGTGCTGGCCATCGGCCTGTTCACGCTGGGCACCATCCTGGCCGCGGCTGCCCCGGGACTCACCGTCCTGCTGGTAGCCCGCGTCATCCAGGCCTGCGGTACCGCCATCATGATGCCGTTGCTGATGACCACCATCTTGCACCTGGTTCCGGCCGAACGCCGCGGCGTGCTGATGGGCAACGTCTCCATCGTGATCTCGGTGGCCCCTGCCATCGGCCCGACCCTGTCGGGACTGATCTTGCAGTACCTGTCCTGGCGCTTCATGTTCATCGTGATCATCCCGATCGCGATCGCCGCATTGATCATCGGCACCCCGCGCCTGTCCAACGAGGTTGACGGCGCGTCCACTCCGCTGTCGGCGACCTCGGTCATCCTGGCCATCCCGGCCTTCGGCGGATTGGTCTTCGGCCTGAGCCGGCTGTCCGTAGGCGTTACCCCAACCAACATCGCCATCCTCGTGGTGGCGCTGCTGTGCCTGGCTGCCTTCGTCTTCCTGCAGCTGCGTTTGCAGAAGGAAGACAAGGCCCTGCTGGACTTGCGTCCACTGGGCTTCAAGGACTTCACGCTCTCGCTGCTGCTGATGATGTTCGCGATGATTTCCCTGTTCGGCGTGATCATCCTGCTGCCGATGTTCTTCACCAACGTGCTGGGCATCGAGACCCTGACCACCGGCTTGATCATGCTTCCCGGCGGCCTGCTCATGGGTATTCTGGCTCCGATGGTCGGCAAGCTGTACGACCGCTTGGGCGCTCGCCCATTGATCGTCCCCGGCGCCATCATCCTGCTGGCCTCCCTGTTGGGCTACGCGCTGATCCTGGACGATAGCACCCCGATCTGGTTGCTGGTGGTACTGCACCTGGTGATGAGCCTGGGCCTGGCCCTGATCTTCACCCCGGCGTTCACCACGGCGCTGAACCCGCTGCCGCACCACCTGCACTCGCACGGTTCGGCATTGCTCTCCACCTTGCAGCAGCTGGCTGGTGCCATGGGCACCGCGCTGCTGGTGGGCGTGGTCGCGGCGACCACCACGGCAAAACTGGCTTCGGGCAGCGACCAGCTGACCGCCACCGTTGAAGGATTCCAGCCTGGCTTCCTGATCGGTGCCGGCTGCAGCGTTGGCATCATCGTCATCGGCTTCCTGCTGGGCGGCAAGAAGGATCTGGTGAGCCTCGGCGCTGAGCCTGCCGCGGCTGAAAAGCACTAA
- a CDS encoding FUSC family protein: protein MGLEKLKESTKALITLGPARKDHWIGLRTGIGVFAPLITLFAIDRLDLVVFAVFGAFTGVYGRVDGYWNRLRMQVRSGLLLFVVIAVALSASYWWVDHNNPEVMQWQIVGATTLVAGICSVLVGFMRLRPGGSLFHIFAFAAIASIPHPAAMGEALLVAALTILLAVVIGSAGALGQWANLWERTPLPPLSDNVRKAIWWEGLFYILSAGVAGILANTVGSQLSAGHNYWAMVAAVVPLVGHTTRLRIRRGVHRVLGTLVGMILMALLIWLNPQIWVLMAFIAVCQFMAEMFVMRNYFLAQIFVTPMALVGVSLVTGLSGAVIYDRVVETLIGCAVGMLGVLLGSWFGMVLKRKQGLDPKS, encoded by the coding sequence GTGGGCCTGGAGAAACTGAAGGAATCAACAAAAGCGCTGATTACGCTAGGGCCGGCCCGCAAGGACCACTGGATCGGGTTGCGCACCGGTATCGGCGTCTTCGCACCGCTGATCACCCTTTTTGCCATTGACCGACTGGACCTCGTGGTTTTCGCCGTCTTCGGAGCCTTCACCGGGGTCTACGGCCGAGTCGACGGCTACTGGAACCGGCTGCGGATGCAGGTCCGCTCGGGCCTCTTATTATTTGTTGTCATCGCGGTGGCACTGTCGGCATCGTACTGGTGGGTTGATCATAACAACCCTGAAGTGATGCAGTGGCAGATTGTCGGCGCGACAACCCTGGTCGCAGGCATCTGCTCGGTGCTGGTCGGCTTCATGCGGCTGCGTCCGGGCGGATCCTTGTTCCACATCTTCGCTTTTGCTGCCATTGCCTCCATCCCGCACCCGGCAGCCATGGGCGAAGCCCTGCTGGTCGCGGCATTGACTATCCTGTTGGCCGTGGTGATCGGCTCGGCAGGAGCCTTGGGCCAGTGGGCCAACCTCTGGGAACGCACCCCGCTACCGCCGCTGTCCGATAACGTGCGCAAGGCGATCTGGTGGGAAGGCCTGTTCTACATTCTCTCCGCCGGGGTAGCCGGAATCCTGGCCAATACCGTGGGCAGCCAATTATCGGCCGGCCACAACTATTGGGCCATGGTGGCCGCGGTCGTGCCGCTGGTCGGCCACACCACCAGATTGCGCATCCGCCGCGGCGTGCACCGTGTGCTCGGGACCTTGGTGGGCATGATCTTGATGGCGCTGCTGATTTGGCTCAACCCCCAGATCTGGGTCTTGATGGCCTTCATCGCCGTCTGCCAGTTCATGGCGGAGATGTTCGTGATGCGCAACTACTTCTTGGCGCAGATCTTCGTTACGCCCATGGCCCTGGTGGGAGTCTCCTTGGTGACCGGCCTCAGCGGGGCGGTCATTTACGACCGCGTGGTCGAAACCCTGATCGGCTGTGCCGTGGGCATGCTCGGCGTGCTCTTGGGAAGTTGGTTCGGCATGGTCCTCAAACGCAAGCAGGGCCTCGATCCCAAGAGCTGA
- a CDS encoding NUDIX hydrolase family protein translates to MNVRTPDPYPGWLSEEDLYEARQRLPMLYVEAIPVRLDPLGYVNEVGLLLTGDDDGRMLRTFVSGRVMYRETIRAALIRHIEKDLGTMVLPQLPASPVPFTVAEYFPAPSETGLTDDRQHAVSMCYIVPVRGESTPRQDALELTWLSPAEALRSDIQGEFAGGRENILRQALAHVGVNI, encoded by the coding sequence ATGAACGTGCGCACGCCTGATCCCTATCCCGGATGGCTCTCTGAAGAAGACCTCTACGAGGCGCGTCAGCGCCTGCCGATGCTCTACGTCGAGGCCATCCCGGTTCGCCTTGACCCGCTGGGCTACGTGAACGAAGTGGGCCTTCTGCTCACCGGTGACGACGACGGCCGCATGCTGCGGACCTTCGTTTCAGGTCGCGTCATGTACCGCGAGACCATTCGCGCCGCCTTGATCCGGCACATCGAAAAGGACCTGGGCACCATGGTGCTGCCGCAGCTCCCGGCGTCTCCGGTGCCTTTCACCGTGGCCGAATACTTCCCCGCCCCGAGTGAAACAGGACTGACCGACGATCGCCAGCACGCTGTGTCCATGTGCTACATCGTTCCGGTCCGCGGAGAGTCCACCCCGCGCCAGGATGCGCTGGAACTGACCTGGCTCTCGCCTGCCGAGGCCTTGAGGTCGGACATCCAAGGCGAATTTGCCGGAGGCCGTGAAAATATTCTCCGTCAGGCATTAGCCCATGTCGGGGTGAATATCTAG